CGCCGACACGCGCGAGTATCCTCTGTTGATCGCGATTCCCTACGGCAGTAGCGGTTTAAAGGCGACGTTGCAGTTGTGGAAGGACTATGCGAATCGCCACGGCTACGTCCTGGCCGTACCGGATTTGTTGCCACCCACGGACCCGGGATACGCGGCCACAGCGACTCAACATGCACAAATGTTGGGACTGATTCGGCGACTAAAGCAGGGCCTGTCGATCGACAGCGACAGAGTGTTCATCGCCGGACACGGAGTCGGCGCCGACGCGGCGATGGATATCGCGACCGCTCACCCTGACCTGTTCGCCGGCGTCATCCCCATCTCCGGGCTGGGGCGAAAGCATCTGCTGTGGACGATTCAAAATTCGTCGAACCTTCCATGGTATGTGATCGTCGGCACCCGACAGCCGCACTACCCCACAAGAATGATTCCGCTGCTTAACCGCATGCTGTCACGGATTCACGCTCGCGGACGACTGGAATATTGTAACGCTATGGTGGTCAGCTATCCGGAACGCGGCGTCGAATCATATGCTGAGGAATTTCCGCAGCTATTCGAATGGATGGCAGTGCAAAAGCGTTCCGCCCCAAGCGACTGGATCGATGCAACCACCGTTCGCAGCACTGATCTAAGCTGGGGATGGATTGGCATGGATTCCATCGAACCTCGATTCACAAGTCTCGACGAACCCCTTTCACCCGACGACCGCCCGGAATCAGAAGGCCACGTTCAGGCGGAGATTAACCAGAAAGCCAACGCCATTCGGATTCGCTCGCTACCCGGCAATGGCTTTGTCCGCCTGTCACCCGATATACCAGAACTGGACCTGGCAAAGACGGTAGTCGTCATTCGTTCCGGCAACCGACCTCAACAGATCGACTACCAACCATCGCTGCTGGACCTGCTGGAAGACTTTCGAGAACGCCGTGACAGGTCGCGATTCTACTTTATGAAGGTTGCGATCGGCGGCTGATGTTTACCGGCGGCACAGGCGTCGGAAGCGGCCAATTGAACTCAGCACGAGGCCAACATACGGAAGCCGATGTCGTGAATGTCGATCAACGAGCGTTCAGGTGATCGAGCTTAAGAAGATTCCGGCTCGCGACTTCGCAGCAAGTCTTTGGCTCGTGCGATCATCGGCCCGATGGAATTCTTCGGCAGGCTCAACAGGCGGCTGATCTCACGATAGCTTTTGCCTTCCAAATAAAACGACTCGACGACAGATCGCAGGTTCTGTGGCAACCGCGTCATCAGCGAATCCACTTCGTCCTTCGCATCAACGCGATTCGCACTACCGTCATCCGCGGTCTCAGCAAAGCTTGCCTGGTGAGCCTTCACATGGCCGAAGGCCTGCAGGTATCGTCGCTGCGTCAGTTTTCGAAGCACCACGCGACGCACAATCACTGTCAAGTAGGTGGCGAAGGAACTACGCCCACGAAACGCACGGATCGCTGCCAAATTGCGGTCCAACAACGCAGTGAAGACCTCCGCCGTCAGATCGTCCACGTCGTCAGCGTTAAGCTTTAAACTATGAGCCGATGCCGTGTGTCGAATGACCTGCACGATCAGGTTTGCGTAACGGTCCACAAACAGATTCCACGCTCCGGATGCCCCGGAAAGCAGATCGTTTACGAGTTTTCTGTCTTTTTCAGTGAGTGGCATGAGTTCAGACCGTGCAAACCAGCCGGGGCGAAGCCAAAAGTTCCTCTCCCAGTATTACGCTGCGTCCCCTTAATTCTGAGCATTCGAAATACCAAACACGAAGGAAACTGATTGTTTTTAGAGGATTGGCCCGCAATTTGTTACCAAATTCACAATAACCGGGCGGTTTTCGGGCGTCTTCAGCCTTCAGACCTCACCGCTCCGCATCCACGCTCAGTATTGAACATCGTGTTTTCAAACGTGGTAATTACAGCCTCCAAGACAACGCTCGCTCGTGGAGGTTCCACCGATTTCGCCGATCCTTCCCCCTTAAAATATCGATCCGTTTGCGGTGCGTGGCTTCCGTTTTCACGGCATAGCTTCGTTGAAATGGCGTGCTGCAGGGCGGATTTTGGGATGCCGAAGCCGCAGAAGCCGGACAGGTTCCCAAGCCACGCCCAACACGCCATCCGCGCTTAACTTCGGGTTTCGCATCGAGATTCGGTCTCAATATGCCTACGGGGCGTTTGTTGTGGGTTGAGAGATGGAAATTGCCGACACAAATGACGTAAAACCCGGCTGTCGGGCGGTGACTGTTGTATTTCGCACCACCGCTTAACGATGCGTTTGCCGGGATCGATCGCAAGGTCTTCCGGAATGTCTTCAAACCCGGTTCTCATCACTTGCTGTCGAGTGGTTTGAGACCTTTATAGATGTCTGAAAGGTAATGAGATGACTCACGTTGTTGCTGAACCGTGCTTCAATTGCAAATACACCGACTGCGTTGTTGTTTGCCCCGTTGAGTGCTTCTACGAAGGCGAATCGATCCTCGTGATTCACCCGGACGAATGCATCGACTGTGAGGCTTGCGTTCCGGAATGTCCCGTGGAAGCGATCTTCCACGAAGACAACGTTCCCGAACAATGGGCGGCCTACACCGAACTGAACGCCGAAATGGCGCCTCAGTGGCCAGTAATTACTGAGCAGAAGACATCAATGGCCGAAAGCGACGGCAACTGCCCGTCCGCCCAGTAGATCGGTCTCGCCAACGCTGTCCCGCGAGGCTGTTGACATTCAAAGACTCCGGGACGGATTTGTCGCGGAGTCTTTTTTGTTCCCGCCGAAGGTGCTCAGTTACTTGAAGGCAGCACTTCCCGGCTGCTATTGTTGTGCCTGCGGCTCACCGAACGCACAACGGACATGTCGTGTCCTCCGCATTTGATGCGGCAGATCGGTTATTAGAATCGCAGCAAGAGTTAGACACAGATTTGCTCTGGTGGTGGAATTGGTAGACACGCCAGCTTGAGGGGCTGGTGGGAGATAATCCCGTGGAGGTTCGAGTCCTCTCCAGAGCATTGACCGTCCTGTTTTGCAGGACGGTTTTTTATTGCGCGGACCGGTGTTTCCGGGCCATCACGCGTCGACCGGCCTCCGCAGCGGCGGCTCTCAGGTC
This DNA window, taken from Fuerstiella marisgermanici, encodes the following:
- a CDS encoding ferredoxin family protein, translated to MTHVVAEPCFNCKYTDCVVVCPVECFYEGESILVIHPDECIDCEACVPECPVEAIFHEDNVPEQWAAYTELNAEMAPQWPVITEQKTSMAESDGNCPSAQ
- a CDS encoding RNA polymerase sigma factor, with protein sequence MPLTEKDRKLVNDLLSGASGAWNLFVDRYANLIVQVIRHTASAHSLKLNADDVDDLTAEVFTALLDRNLAAIRAFRGRSSFATYLTVIVRRVVLRKLTQRRYLQAFGHVKAHQASFAETADDGSANRVDAKDEVDSLMTRLPQNLRSVVESFYLEGKSYREISRLLSLPKNSIGPMIARAKDLLRSREPESS